Proteins co-encoded in one Cupriavidus taiwanensis genomic window:
- a CDS encoding DMT family transporter, whose amino-acid sequence MKPLDLFRLLALAALWGASFLFIRIGAPVLGPVPTAFVRVLIGALTLAACLPLLGLRWDMQGKWPAVLALGVVNSGIPFAMYAVAALWLPAGYSAVFNAMTPLMGVMIGALAFAEPLTRAKAMGVMLGVAGVAVLTRTGPVVFSAEVLVGALACLLATACYGLSGFLARRWITQRGGLDSRLVAAGSLVGAAAFLLPLCIAALWRHNTLPDAGAGVWAAMLGLGTLCTALAYILYYRLISDLGPVRSLTVTFLIPPFGIVWGALFLGEALSWAHAAGGALIGMAVWLVLRPGAAAQTGTRHAAGTAAER is encoded by the coding sequence ATGAAACCCCTCGACCTGTTTCGCCTGCTGGCCCTCGCCGCCCTCTGGGGCGCCAGCTTCCTGTTCATCCGCATCGGCGCGCCGGTGCTGGGGCCGGTGCCGACGGCGTTCGTGCGCGTCCTGATCGGCGCACTGACGCTGGCCGCGTGCCTGCCGTTGCTGGGCCTGCGCTGGGACATGCAAGGCAAATGGCCGGCGGTGCTGGCGCTGGGCGTGGTCAACTCCGGCATCCCGTTCGCCATGTATGCCGTGGCAGCGCTGTGGCTGCCGGCCGGTTACTCGGCGGTGTTCAATGCCATGACGCCCCTGATGGGCGTGATGATCGGAGCGCTGGCCTTTGCGGAACCGCTGACGCGCGCAAAAGCCATGGGGGTGATGCTGGGCGTGGCGGGGGTCGCGGTGCTGACCCGCACCGGCCCGGTGGTTTTTTCCGCCGAGGTCTTGGTGGGGGCGCTGGCCTGCCTGCTCGCCACGGCCTGTTACGGCCTGTCGGGTTTCCTCGCTCGGCGCTGGATCACGCAGCGGGGCGGGCTGGACAGCCGGCTGGTCGCCGCCGGCAGCCTGGTGGGGGCGGCCGCCTTCCTGCTTCCGTTGTGCATCGCCGCGCTGTGGCGCCACAACACGCTGCCCGATGCCGGCGCCGGCGTCTGGGCGGCCATGCTGGGCCTGGGCACGCTGTGCACGGCGCTGGCCTACATCCTGTATTACCGATTGATTTCCGACCTCGGTCCGGTGCGCTCGCTCACGGTCACCTTCCTGATCCCGCCGTTCGGCATCGTCTGGGGCGCGCTGTTCCTGGGCGAGGCGCTGTCGTGGGCGCATGCCGCGGGCGGCGCGCTGATCGGCATGGCGGTGTGGCTGGTGCTACGGCCGGGGGCGGCAGCACAGACCGGAACCAGACACGCCGCCGGGACCGCCGCCGAACGTTGA
- a CDS encoding LysR family transcriptional regulator, whose amino-acid sequence MADPADSVAWARRLRMRHLESFLILLDAGTLSAAAQRLHMTQSAMSHWLGEMEALAGARLLVRGRRLQLTPAGDAVRKLALRVLGEVSRAHEELGSIAKGAVARLHVGSVFAGVAHLVPRAIVRFQQAQPNVQIEVTEGVFNTLLERLERRDYDVIVGSIDARAYGPHLAHEVLFEDGIGVVVARHHPLAGRQRIAWRDLFAFPWVMPPRETLMRTRLDTVLLERGAAGLQPRVETGSVLTLEAVLRGTDYIGVCSGAMARHLEALGLLRVLPVADAESFGPVGAVWRQGGAGEVVHAFVRSLREEAMRLGPEEGSAQAAQGTAAS is encoded by the coding sequence ATGGCTGATCCTGCTGATAGCGTGGCCTGGGCGCGCCGGTTGCGCATGCGCCATCTCGAATCCTTCCTGATCCTGCTGGATGCCGGGACGCTGTCGGCGGCGGCGCAGCGCCTGCACATGACGCAGTCGGCGATGTCGCACTGGCTGGGCGAGATGGAAGCGCTCGCGGGCGCACGGCTGCTGGTGCGCGGGCGCCGTCTGCAGCTCACGCCGGCCGGCGACGCGGTGCGCAAGCTGGCGCTGCGCGTGCTGGGCGAGGTCTCGCGCGCGCATGAAGAACTGGGTTCGATCGCCAAGGGCGCGGTGGCGCGGCTGCACGTGGGTAGCGTCTTTGCCGGCGTGGCGCACCTGGTGCCGCGCGCCATCGTCAGGTTTCAGCAGGCGCAGCCCAACGTGCAGATCGAAGTCACGGAGGGCGTCTTCAATACCCTGCTGGAGCGGCTCGAACGGCGCGACTACGACGTCATCGTCGGCTCCATCGACGCGCGCGCCTATGGCCCGCACCTGGCGCACGAGGTGCTGTTCGAGGATGGCATCGGCGTGGTGGTGGCACGGCATCATCCGCTGGCAGGACGCCAGCGCATCGCCTGGCGCGACCTGTTCGCCTTCCCGTGGGTGATGCCGCCGCGCGAGACCTTGATGCGGACCCGGCTCGACACCGTGCTGCTGGAGCGCGGCGCGGCCGGGCTGCAGCCGCGCGTGGAAACCGGTTCCGTGCTGACGCTGGAAGCGGTGTTGCGTGGCACCGACTACATTGGCGTCTGTTCCGGCGCGATGGCCCGCCACCTCGAAGCGCTGGGCCTGCTGCGGGTGCTGCCGGTGGCCGACGCCGAGTCGTTCGGGCCGGTGGGCGCGGTATGGCGCCAGGGCGGGGCGGGCGAGGTCGTGCATGCGTTCGTGCGCAGCCTGCGCGAAGAGGCCATGCGCCTGGGACCGGAGGAAGGCAGCGCGCAGGCAGCGCAGGGCACGGCGGCCAGTTAG
- a CDS encoding putative 2-aminoethylphosphonate ABC transporter ATP-binding protein — translation MQAGKPTQGRAFLAVEQVSKRFGGSGGSGGFLALDGVSLSVGQGELLCLLGPSGCGKTTLLRIIAGLEREDAGRIHAGARELTGLPPQARDYGILFQSYALFPNLTVAQNVAYGLHGRGMGGARRDARVAEMLDLVGLAGSEGKFPGQLSGGQQQRVAMARALAPAPSLLLLDEPMSALDARVREHLRVELRQLQRRLNITTVMVTHDQEEAMTMADRIAVMDGGRIVQAGTPAEIYEQPASAFVAGFVGQANWLPGHGAPGGRFTIGEGSQALELQVDAPQPLAGARRLCCRPEAVRLDPDPAEPNRLLARVVDQTYLGNRYRLALEADRLPGLTLFAEVAREARHRLPEPGGHKFWIALPAPALRGFA, via the coding sequence ATGCAGGCAGGCAAGCCAACGCAGGGCAGGGCGTTCCTGGCCGTGGAGCAGGTCAGCAAGCGCTTTGGCGGCTCGGGCGGCTCCGGCGGCTTCCTTGCGCTGGACGGCGTGTCGCTGTCGGTGGGGCAGGGCGAGCTGCTGTGCCTGCTGGGCCCGTCCGGCTGCGGCAAGACCACCCTGCTGCGCATCATCGCCGGACTGGAGCGCGAGGACGCCGGCCGCATCCACGCCGGCGCGCGCGAGCTGACGGGCCTGCCGCCGCAGGCACGCGACTACGGCATCCTGTTCCAGTCCTACGCGCTGTTCCCCAACCTGACCGTGGCGCAGAACGTCGCCTACGGCCTGCACGGGCGCGGCATGGGGGGCGCGCGCCGCGACGCGCGCGTGGCCGAGATGCTCGACCTGGTCGGCCTGGCCGGCAGCGAAGGCAAGTTTCCCGGGCAGCTCTCGGGCGGCCAGCAGCAGCGCGTGGCGATGGCGCGCGCACTGGCGCCGGCGCCGTCGCTGCTGTTGCTGGATGAGCCGATGTCCGCGCTCGATGCACGCGTGCGCGAGCATCTGCGCGTGGAGCTGCGCCAGCTGCAGCGCCGCCTGAACATCACCACCGTGATGGTCACGCACGACCAGGAAGAGGCCATGACCATGGCCGACCGCATCGCCGTGATGGATGGCGGGCGCATCGTGCAGGCGGGCACCCCCGCCGAGATCTACGAGCAGCCGGCGTCGGCCTTCGTCGCCGGCTTTGTCGGGCAGGCCAACTGGCTGCCCGGGCACGGCGCGCCGGGCGGGCGCTTCACGATTGGCGAAGGCAGCCAGGCGCTCGAGTTGCAGGTCGACGCGCCGCAGCCGCTGGCTGGCGCCCGCCGGCTGTGCTGCCGCCCGGAGGCCGTGCGGCTGGACCCGGACCCCGCCGAGCCCAACCGGCTGCTGGCGCGCGTGGTCGACCAGACCTACCTCGGCAACCGCTACCGCCTGGCGCTGGAAGCCGACCGCCTGCCCGGCCTGACGTTGTTTGCCGAGGTGGCGCGCGAGGCGCGGCACCGGCTGCCGGAGCCCGGCGGGCACAAGTTCTGGATCGCGCTGCCGGCGCCGGCGCTGCGGGGATTCGCATGA
- a CDS encoding putative 2-aminoethylphosphonate ABC transporter permease subunit: MMRAATALLPAQAPACRQHGTGLAARLAHGAPAAMKWLWLAGLAVGLLLPLLALFRQAWFDGAGQWVLGARLAALVSGPNFLPLLGRSVAVSLTVVALVVPPAFGFAYALQRSCIALRPLWRGIALLPLFAPSLLPAIALVYLFGNQGIFRDAFGPGGIYGFWGIVLGEAFYTFPHALMVLVATLSLADARLYEAARAMGAGPWRTFRTVTLPGARQGLFAAACLVLTLVITDFGVPKVVGGGYPVLALEAYKAVVGQQQFDRGALIGMLLLAPALLTFAVDMALQRRQRTQLGSRAQVYVPAPERGRDSACLLLVLAVSAALLAVVVTAVGASLVRLWPYNLSLTLAHYDFDNMDGGGWLAYRNSLKLSVLTALAGTVAIFLGAWLTLRTRGPAWLHGVLRAGFLLPMAVPGLVLGLGYVFFFNAPGNPLHPLYGTMALLVLCNVAHCYTTGHLTAAAALRQLDQEFEAAALSLGVAPLLTCWRVTVPVCLPALLDIFRYLFVSSMTTVSAVIFLYSPDTVLAAISVLNMDDAGDTAPAAAMSTLILLTAVLAALLLHALSAGWLRRAQRWRAGGAVSVP, from the coding sequence ATGATGCGCGCCGCCACCGCCTTGCTGCCGGCGCAGGCACCGGCGTGCCGGCAGCACGGCACCGGACTGGCCGCGCGGCTGGCGCACGGCGCGCCCGCGGCGATGAAGTGGCTGTGGCTGGCCGGGCTTGCCGTCGGCCTGCTGCTGCCGCTGCTGGCGCTGTTCCGCCAGGCCTGGTTCGACGGCGCCGGCCAGTGGGTGCTGGGCGCGCGCCTGGCCGCGCTGGTGTCCGGCCCCAACTTCCTGCCGCTGCTGGGCCGCAGCGTGGCGGTGTCGCTGACGGTGGTGGCGCTGGTGGTGCCGCCGGCGTTCGGCTTTGCCTATGCGCTGCAGCGCTCCTGCATCGCGCTGCGGCCGCTGTGGCGCGGCATTGCGCTGCTGCCGCTGTTCGCGCCGTCGCTGCTGCCGGCGATCGCGCTGGTCTACCTGTTCGGCAACCAGGGCATCTTCCGCGACGCCTTCGGCCCGGGCGGCATCTACGGCTTCTGGGGCATCGTGCTGGGCGAGGCCTTCTACACCTTCCCGCACGCGCTGATGGTGCTGGTGGCGACGCTGTCACTGGCCGATGCGCGCCTCTATGAAGCGGCGCGCGCCATGGGCGCCGGCCCGTGGCGCACCTTCCGCACCGTGACGCTGCCGGGCGCGCGCCAGGGCCTGTTCGCCGCGGCCTGCCTGGTGCTGACGCTGGTGATCACGGACTTTGGCGTGCCCAAGGTGGTGGGCGGCGGCTACCCGGTGCTGGCGCTCGAGGCCTACAAGGCCGTGGTGGGGCAGCAGCAGTTCGACCGCGGCGCGCTGATCGGCATGCTGCTGCTGGCGCCCGCGCTGCTGACCTTTGCCGTCGACATGGCGCTGCAGCGGCGCCAGCGCACGCAGCTGGGCAGCCGCGCCCAGGTCTACGTGCCGGCGCCCGAGCGCGGCCGCGACAGCGCCTGCCTGCTGCTGGTGCTGGCCGTCAGCGCCGCGCTGCTGGCGGTGGTCGTCACCGCGGTGGGCGCGTCGCTGGTCAGGCTGTGGCCGTACAACCTGAGCCTGACGCTGGCGCACTACGACTTCGACAACATGGATGGCGGCGGCTGGCTGGCCTATCGCAACAGCCTGAAGCTGTCCGTACTGACCGCGCTGGCCGGCACCGTGGCGATCTTCCTCGGTGCCTGGCTGACCCTGCGCACGCGCGGCCCCGCGTGGCTGCATGGCGTGCTGCGCGCGGGCTTCCTGCTGCCGATGGCGGTGCCGGGCCTGGTGCTGGGGCTGGGCTATGTGTTTTTCTTCAACGCGCCCGGCAATCCGCTGCACCCGCTGTACGGGACCATGGCGCTGCTGGTGCTGTGCAATGTCGCGCACTGCTACACCACCGGCCACCTGACCGCTGCCGCGGCGCTGCGCCAGCTCGACCAGGAGTTCGAGGCCGCCGCGCTGTCGCTGGGCGTGGCGCCGCTGCTGACGTGCTGGCGCGTGACCGTGCCGGTGTGCCTGCCGGCGCTGCTCGACATTTTCCGCTACCTGTTCGTGTCGTCGATGACCACGGTCTCGGCGGTGATCTTCCTGTACAGCCCCGACACCGTGCTGGCCGCGATCTCGGTGCTGAACATGGACGATGCCGGCGATACCGCGCCCGCCGCGGCGATGTCGACGCTGATCCTGCTGACCGCCGTGCTGGCGGCGCTGTTGCTGCACGCGCTCTCGGCCGGCTGGCTGCGCCGCGCGCAGCGCTGGCGCGCCGGCGGAGCCGTATCCGTTCCGTGA
- a CDS encoding Bug family tripartite tricarboxylate transporter substrate binding protein: MKKLSVVSHLAVAAIGLGLALPAWSCGEAGSNRPIRLVVSQQAGGSTDTIARMWAEHAGKELGTTVVVENRPGAGGVIAAKSVLAQPADGCTLFLAGVSQMVLNKFAYAPLAYSPEKDFTPVATLTNVPFVLVANPQTGLRTLDNLTEAARAKPGAINFASSGLGNSTHLVVEMLLKQRGLRMTHVPYKGEPDGVVATVSGETQVMAPVLSTALPQIRAGKLVPLVVFAAKRVPDLPDVPAAPEIGLKGFEDIGWSGIAAKAGTPAAPIRRMHAATQKFLSDPVVVDKLRAMQVTPMPGPVGKLAELTARDTVKWKDAIGDLNLRAN; the protein is encoded by the coding sequence ATGAAGAAACTCTCAGTTGTTTCGCACCTGGCCGTGGCGGCGATCGGCCTGGGCCTGGCCCTGCCCGCATGGAGCTGTGGCGAAGCGGGCTCGAACCGCCCCATCCGCCTGGTGGTATCCCAGCAAGCCGGCGGCAGCACCGACACCATCGCCCGCATGTGGGCCGAGCATGCCGGCAAGGAACTCGGCACCACGGTGGTGGTGGAGAACAGGCCCGGCGCAGGCGGCGTCATCGCCGCCAAGTCGGTGCTGGCGCAACCCGCGGACGGCTGCACGCTGTTCCTGGCAGGCGTGTCGCAAATGGTGCTGAACAAATTTGCGTACGCCCCGCTGGCCTATTCGCCCGAGAAGGATTTCACGCCGGTCGCGACGCTGACCAACGTGCCGTTCGTGCTGGTGGCCAACCCGCAAACCGGGTTGCGCACGCTGGACAACCTCACCGAAGCGGCGCGCGCCAAACCCGGCGCGATCAATTTCGCTTCGTCCGGACTCGGCAATTCGACCCACCTGGTGGTCGAGATGCTGCTCAAGCAGCGTGGCCTGCGCATGACCCACGTCCCCTACAAGGGCGAGCCTGATGGCGTGGTCGCCACGGTCTCGGGCGAAACACAGGTGATGGCGCCGGTGCTCAGCACCGCGTTGCCGCAGATCCGCGCCGGCAAGCTGGTGCCGCTGGTGGTGTTTGCCGCGAAACGCGTGCCGGACCTGCCGGACGTGCCGGCGGCACCGGAAATCGGGCTGAAGGGTTTCGAGGACATCGGCTGGTCGGGCATCGCGGCCAAGGCCGGCACGCCCGCCGCGCCGATCCGGCGCATGCATGCGGCCACGCAGAAATTCCTGTCGGACCCGGTGGTGGTCGACAAGCTGCGCGCGATGCAGGTGACGCCGATGCCGGGCCCGGTGGGCAAGCTGGCCGAGCTGACCGCCCGCGACACGGTCAAGTGGAAGGACGCCATCGGCGACCTGAACCTGCGCGCCAACTGA
- the fur gene encoding ferric iron uptake transcriptional regulator — protein sequence MPMPSAMSSESTNPIHLKRAGLKATSPRMRILEVFRTSARRHLSAEDVYRILLTQDEDAGLSTVYRVLNQLVQADILLRHSFESDHAVFELNEGGHHDHLICVACGRVEEFRDESIEQRQRQVAADNAFVLREHMLVLYGVCPQCRADAAATERAPQLPASA from the coding sequence ATGCCTATGCCATCCGCCATGTCATCCGAGAGCACCAACCCGATCCATCTCAAGCGCGCCGGCCTGAAGGCGACGTCGCCGCGGATGCGCATCCTCGAAGTGTTCCGCACCAGCGCCAGGCGCCACCTGAGCGCGGAAGATGTCTACCGCATCCTGCTGACGCAGGACGAGGATGCCGGGCTGTCGACGGTCTACCGCGTCCTCAACCAGCTGGTGCAGGCCGACATCCTGCTGCGGCACAGCTTCGAGTCGGACCACGCCGTATTTGAACTGAACGAAGGCGGTCACCACGACCACCTGATCTGCGTGGCATGCGGCCGCGTGGAGGAATTCCGCGACGAGAGCATCGAGCAGCGCCAGCGCCAGGTTGCCGCCGACAATGCCTTCGTGCTGCGCGAACATATGCTGGTGCTGTACGGCGTATGCCCGCAATGCCGTGCCGACGCCGCCGCCACGGAACGCGCGCCGCAACTGCCGGCCAGCGCCTGA
- a CDS encoding hydroxyquinol 1,2-dioxygenase: MTTQIARRFVFALALAAAAAGAQAASFSAAGARDPFTDGARSAVDARDPYSEGARSVQEPRSPYSDGARSVDPFSDGARNVDPYTDGARSVAGLDRSGVSADPARSVDPYLDGAYA, translated from the coding sequence ATGACTACCCAAATCGCCCGCCGCTTTGTCTTCGCCCTCGCTCTCGCCGCCGCCGCTGCCGGGGCCCAGGCCGCCAGCTTCTCCGCCGCCGGCGCACGCGACCCGTTCACCGATGGTGCCCGCAGCGCGGTGGACGCCCGCGACCCGTACAGCGAGGGCGCGCGCTCGGTCCAGGAGCCGCGCAGCCCGTACAGCGACGGCGCCCGCAGCGTCGATCCGTTCAGCGATGGTGCGCGCAATGTCGATCCCTACACCGATGGCGCGCGCTCCGTGGCGGGGCTGGACCGCAGCGGTGTTTCCGCTGACCCGGCGCGCAGCGTCGATCCGTATCTGGACGGCGCCTACGCCTAA
- the ggt gene encoding gamma-glutamyltransferase yields MVVCPQPEAAEAGIEILRAGGNAADAAVACAFAQTVVDPLMCGIAGFGTAAVYMPSQRAHEYIDFHATAPARATPDMWADKLEGEARDGFGFFVRDRLNDIGYQSIATPGTLRGLEAIHRSYGRLPWREVIAPAIRWAREGYFVRPGMYAFWIDVATLGRASNLERLAYSADGRRLYCREDGSPKTIGTPLRNPDVADTLEQIAREGADAFYLHDIAGRIVADMEANDGLLSRADLAAYRVERTAPLTGTYRDRTITTNQPPGGGVMLIEMLNILERFDLARIGHNTPEYLRVVCEAMKAATRDKDLHVGDPAFVDVPLARLLDKAYARELAARIVAGDKIDIARVNPGHVVPRDTTHLSVVDGEGNCIALTHSLAMPSGVMTPGLGFLHNGCMGVFDPRPGRAGSIAPGKRRFTSSCPSIVFRGGKPEIVLGAPGGTQIAMGVLQAILNVVDFGMAMQPAVSAPRFSSTSNAIDVCNRIPRYLTAELEAQGYEVIRNPYNYTIAWVHAIRLAHGELDGGADPGRDGVALETEIA; encoded by the coding sequence ATGGTCGTCTGCCCGCAGCCCGAAGCGGCGGAAGCAGGCATCGAAATCCTGCGCGCTGGCGGCAATGCGGCCGACGCCGCGGTCGCCTGTGCGTTTGCCCAGACCGTGGTCGATCCGCTGATGTGCGGCATCGCCGGGTTCGGCACCGCCGCGGTGTATATGCCGTCGCAGCGGGCGCACGAGTACATCGACTTCCACGCCACTGCACCGGCGCGGGCCACGCCGGACATGTGGGCCGACAAGCTGGAAGGCGAGGCCCGCGACGGCTTCGGCTTCTTCGTCAGGGACCGGCTCAACGACATCGGCTACCAGTCGATCGCCACGCCGGGCACGCTGCGCGGGCTGGAGGCGATTCACCGCAGCTACGGCAGGCTGCCCTGGCGGGAAGTCATCGCGCCGGCCATCCGCTGGGCGCGCGAAGGCTATTTTGTGCGGCCGGGCATGTATGCGTTCTGGATCGACGTGGCCACGCTTGGCCGCGCCAGCAACCTGGAGCGCCTGGCATACAGCGCCGATGGCCGGCGCCTGTATTGCCGCGAAGACGGCTCGCCCAAGACCATCGGCACACCGCTGCGCAATCCCGACGTGGCCGACACGCTCGAACAGATCGCGCGCGAGGGGGCGGATGCGTTCTATCTGCACGATATTGCCGGGCGCATCGTCGCCGACATGGAAGCCAACGATGGCCTGCTGTCGCGCGCGGACCTGGCGGCCTACCGGGTCGAGCGCACGGCGCCGCTGACCGGCACCTATCGCGACCGCACCATCACCACCAACCAGCCCCCGGGCGGCGGCGTGATGCTGATCGAGATGCTGAACATCCTCGAGCGCTTCGACCTGGCGCGGATCGGCCACAACACGCCGGAATACCTGCGCGTCGTCTGCGAGGCGATGAAGGCGGCCACGCGCGACAAGGACCTGCACGTCGGCGATCCGGCCTTTGTCGACGTGCCGCTGGCGCGCCTGCTCGACAAGGCCTATGCGCGCGAGCTGGCCGCACGCATCGTCGCCGGCGACAAGATCGACATTGCCCGCGTCAACCCCGGCCATGTGGTGCCGCGCGACACCACGCACCTGTCGGTGGTCGATGGCGAGGGCAACTGCATTGCGCTGACGCATTCGCTGGCGATGCCGTCGGGTGTGATGACGCCGGGGCTGGGCTTCCTGCACAACGGCTGCATGGGTGTGTTCGATCCGCGCCCGGGCCGCGCCGGCAGCATCGCGCCGGGCAAGCGGCGCTTCACCTCATCATGCCCCTCGATCGTGTTCCGCGGTGGCAAGCCGGAGATCGTGCTCGGCGCGCCGGGCGGCACCCAGATTGCCATGGGCGTGCTGCAGGCGATCCTGAACGTGGTGGATTTCGGCATGGCGATGCAGCCGGCCGTGTCGGCGCCGCGCTTTTCATCGACCAGCAATGCCATCGACGTGTGCAACCGGATTCCGCGCTATCTCACCGCGGAACTGGAAGCGCAAGGCTATGAGGTGATTCGCAATCCGTACAACTACACGATCGCGTGGGTGCATGCGATCCGGCTGGCACACGGCGAGCTCGATGGCGGCGCGGACCCCGGGCGCGACGGGGTGGCGCTGGAGACGGAGATCGCCTGA
- a CDS encoding PadR family transcriptional regulator, protein MKRQFLGLLARVYVLQFALEVPATVAMLADMLLEYGFQVDIGSVRPLLRALQMEGYLESVLRDGIGRVYLLTERGREELQASRQRIDELYRRLHAGLPATDDAQRPA, encoded by the coding sequence ATGAAACGACAGTTCCTGGGCCTGCTGGCCCGCGTTTACGTCCTGCAATTTGCACTGGAAGTCCCCGCAACGGTGGCCATGCTGGCCGACATGCTGCTGGAATATGGCTTCCAGGTCGATATCGGCTCGGTGCGTCCGCTGTTGCGCGCCCTGCAAATGGAAGGCTACCTGGAAAGCGTGCTGCGCGATGGCATCGGCCGGGTCTACCTGCTGACGGAACGCGGCCGCGAAGAACTGCAGGCCAGCCGCCAGCGCATCGACGAACTCTACCGTCGACTGCACGCCGGCCTGCCCGCGACCGACGACGCGCAACGCCCGGCCTGA
- a CDS encoding organic hydroperoxide resistance protein, whose translation MTHIDKVLYTGKVHISAGGRDGEARSDDGRLNLQLSSPGSRGAGTNPEQLLAAGWSACFIGAIGLAAGKRQVRLPSDLSVDAEVDLGMAGDAYLLQARLNVSIPGIERELAQALVDTAHQTCPYSKALRGNIHVETRLV comes from the coding sequence ATGACCCATATCGACAAAGTGCTGTACACCGGCAAGGTCCACATCAGCGCGGGCGGCCGCGATGGCGAGGCGCGCAGCGACGATGGCCGCCTCAACCTGCAGCTGTCTTCGCCCGGCTCGCGCGGCGCCGGCACCAACCCGGAGCAGTTGCTGGCGGCTGGCTGGTCGGCATGCTTTATCGGCGCGATCGGGCTGGCGGCCGGCAAGCGGCAGGTCAGGCTGCCGTCGGACCTGTCGGTCGATGCCGAGGTCGACCTGGGCATGGCGGGCGACGCCTACCTGCTGCAGGCCCGTCTCAATGTCAGCATTCCCGGTATCGAGCGCGAGCTGGCGCAGGCACTGGTCGATACCGCGCACCAGACCTGCCCGTACTCCAAGGCGCTGCGCGGCAACATCCACGTCGAGACCAGGCTGGTCTGA
- a CDS encoding helix-turn-helix domain-containing protein, with protein sequence MSVPTNIQTIVGADGKPAFVVIPYGDYLTQFAQAADLIPHAVVRRVLADDVPPLRAWREHLGLTQAEVAARLGISQPAYAQQENSARLRQTSRERIAAALGITAAQLDI encoded by the coding sequence ATGAGCGTACCTACTAACATCCAGACGATCGTTGGGGCGGACGGCAAGCCGGCCTTTGTCGTGATCCCGTACGGCGATTACCTCACGCAATTTGCGCAAGCCGCGGACCTGATCCCGCATGCCGTGGTCCGGCGAGTGCTTGCCGATGACGTACCTCCGCTGCGTGCATGGCGCGAACATCTTGGCCTTACGCAGGCGGAAGTTGCCGCGCGGCTCGGCATCTCGCAGCCTGCCTACGCGCAGCAGGAAAACAGTGCCCGCCTGCGCCAGACCTCGCGCGAGCGGATTGCCGCAGCGCTGGGCATCACCGCAGCGCAGCTCGATATCTGA
- a CDS encoding putative 2-aminoethylphosphonate ABC transporter substrate-binding protein, translated as MSRIPRAAVAIAAAVAAATLPLLAGHAAAATVLTVYTALEADQIAAYKAAFEKVHPDIEIKWVRDSTGIVTAKLLAEKAAPRADAVWGLAGSSLAILDKEGMLDPYAPKNLAAIDAKYRSPANPPAWVGMDVWGAAICFNTVEAQKQGLPKPTSWADLTRPVYAGKVVMPHPASSGTGFLDVSAWLQMMGEQKGWQYMDALHKNIGLYTHSGSKPCKMAAQGEFPIGIAFEYRAMKSKKEGAPIDIVLPSEGMGWDIEATAIVKGTKHLDAARKLADFSASREAMGLYEKNFAVLAVPGIAKPDVLLPADYEKRLIKNDFRWASDNRDRILAEWSKRYEGKAEKK; from the coding sequence ATGTCCCGCATTCCCCGCGCTGCCGTCGCAATCGCCGCCGCAGTGGCCGCCGCCACGCTGCCGCTGCTGGCCGGCCACGCCGCCGCTGCCACCGTGCTGACGGTCTATACCGCGCTCGAAGCCGACCAGATCGCCGCCTACAAGGCCGCGTTCGAGAAGGTGCATCCCGATATCGAGATCAAGTGGGTGCGCGATTCCACCGGCATCGTCACCGCCAAGCTGCTGGCGGAAAAGGCCGCGCCGCGCGCCGACGCGGTGTGGGGCCTGGCCGGCTCCAGCCTGGCGATCCTCGACAAGGAAGGCATGCTCGACCCGTACGCGCCGAAGAACCTGGCCGCGATCGATGCCAAGTACCGCAGCCCGGCCAACCCGCCGGCATGGGTCGGCATGGACGTGTGGGGCGCGGCGATCTGCTTCAACACCGTCGAGGCGCAGAAGCAGGGCCTGCCCAAGCCCACTTCGTGGGCCGACCTGACCAGGCCCGTCTATGCCGGCAAGGTGGTGATGCCGCATCCGGCCTCGTCGGGCACGGGCTTCCTCGACGTCAGCGCATGGCTGCAGATGATGGGCGAGCAGAAGGGCTGGCAGTACATGGATGCCCTGCACAAGAACATCGGCCTGTACACGCACTCGGGTTCCAAGCCGTGCAAGATGGCCGCGCAGGGCGAGTTTCCGATCGGCATCGCGTTCGAGTACCGCGCCATGAAGTCGAAGAAGGAAGGCGCGCCGATCGATATCGTGCTGCCCAGCGAAGGCATGGGCTGGGACATCGAGGCGACCGCCATCGTCAAGGGCACGAAACATCTCGATGCGGCGCGCAAGCTGGCCGACTTCTCGGCGTCGCGCGAGGCGATGGGGCTGTATGAAAAGAACTTCGCGGTGCTGGCCGTGCCCGGCATCGCCAAGCCCGACGTGCTGCTGCCGGCGGACTACGAGAAGCGCCTGATCAAGAACGACTTCCGCTGGGCCAGCGACAACCGCGACCGCATCCTGGCCGAATGGAGCAAGCGCTACGAAGGGAAGGCGGAGAAGAAGTAA